Below is a genomic region from Pseudomonas extremaustralis.
GCGGTGCTGGCCGGTGTGCTGCTGGTCATCCTGAGCATGGGCGTGGCCACCAGTTGGAGTTTCGGGCGCGGGTTTCTGGGCTACATCAATGAGCAGGCATTGGAGCGCATGGCACCGGTGCTGCCGCGCCTGGCGAGCGCCTATGCCCGTGAAGGCAGCTGGGAATTCCTGCGCAATCAGCCGGACCGCTGGTTCGAGATCATGCGACCCGAGCCCGGTGAAGATCCGCTGAGGAACGATTTGAACACCCCGGTGGCCTCGGACTTGACTGGCGCTCTGTTTCGCATTGCCCTGCTCGACAAGTACAAGCAGCGCGTCACCGGCTATCCCGCCATCGGCAACGATGCGTTGTTGCGTCCCGTCGAGGTGGCCGGTGAAATCGTCGGCTGGCTGGCCGTCACCCCGTTCCAGAGCGTGACCGAAGCCGGTGGCGAACGCTTCGAGCAGTATCAGTTGCGCACCAGCCTGGTAATGGGCGTGTTCTCCCTGCTGCTGGCGATGCTGATCGCCTGGTGGATCGCCCGCACCTTACTGGAGCCGGTCAAGCGCGTCGCCGCCGCCACTCACCGCCTGGCCAGCGGCGACTACACCAGCCGCGTGGCCGTGGCCTCCAACGACGAAGTGGGCCAACTGGCGCGGGACTTCAATCAATTGGCCTACACCCTCGAACGCAATGAGAAGATGCGCCGCGAATTCATGGCCGATGTCTCCCACGAATTGCGCACGCCGCTGTCGGTGCTGCGTGGCGAGCTGGAAGCGATCGAGGACGGTGTGCGCACGCTGGACCAGGGCTCGATGAAATCGCTGCAAGGCGAAGTCGGCATGCTCAGCAAACTGGTGGATGACCTCTATGAACTGTCCATGGCGGACGT
It encodes:
- the baeS gene encoding sensor histidine kinase efflux regulator BaeS; the protein is MKLSISTKLFVAVLAGVLLVILSMGVATSWSFGRGFLGYINEQALERMAPVLPRLASAYAREGSWEFLRNQPDRWFEIMRPEPGEDPLRNDLNTPVASDLTGALFRIALLDKYKQRVTGYPAIGNDALLRPVEVAGEIVGWLAVTPFQSVTEAGGERFEQYQLRTSLVMGVFSLLLAMLIAWWIARTLLEPVKRVAAATHRLASGDYTSRVAVASNDEVGQLARDFNQLAYTLERNEKMRREFMADVSHELRTPLSVLRGELEAIEDGVRTLDQGSMKSLQGEVGMLSKLVDDLYELSMADVGALTYRKAPCVLNDLLVHTVGMFQERLNARQLRVELELPSTPLELLADASRLQQLFSNLLENAVRYTDANGVIRIGAVLTRDEVRIDFMDSGPGVSAQQLPRLFERFYRGESSRNRASGGAGLGLAICHSIALAHGGSLSADHSPLGGLWLTLRLPRSL